Proteins encoded together in one Cytophagales bacterium window:
- a CDS encoding 2-hydroxyacyl-CoA dehydratase, producing MYKIKTTALLKKVMHDYFACFANAPKVAWCTSVGPAELLRSFGFEVYFPENHGALLGATRTAGDYIPAAVRCGFSSDICSYTTSDIGAFLNKETPLQKHYGLKSIPKPDLIVYNTNQCREVEEWFTFYANHYKCPIAGIHPPRYLDEVSKNEIDLVVQQFKKMIPVCEDVSGNKFDIDNFGECLKLSNEATLLWQKVLQTAKASPSPLSFFDGTIHMGPIVILRGTQQATDYYQALLNELEDNVKKGIGFLDREESRIFWDGMPIWGKLRTLSDLFAENNAAVVASTYCNSWIFDNFDEKKPFESSALAYTQIFINRSEKAKMEFFKSWIEEYDIDGIIFHDAKTCFNNSNARFGLPLRLKEETGIPYLVIEGDLCDLRFFSEGQSITKIETFIEQLESQKVLNEYP from the coding sequence ATGTACAAAATAAAAACAACTGCTCTATTAAAAAAAGTAATGCACGATTACTTCGCCTGTTTTGCTAATGCTCCTAAGGTTGCATGGTGCACCAGTGTCGGGCCGGCAGAGTTGTTGAGGTCCTTTGGGTTTGAAGTTTATTTCCCTGAAAATCATGGAGCTTTGCTAGGTGCAACGAGAACGGCCGGGGACTATATTCCTGCAGCTGTCAGATGCGGATTTTCAAGTGATATTTGTTCTTATACCACCAGCGATATCGGAGCTTTTCTTAACAAGGAAACACCGCTCCAAAAACATTACGGATTAAAGAGCATACCTAAGCCGGATTTAATTGTTTATAATACCAACCAGTGCAGGGAAGTAGAGGAATGGTTCACATTCTACGCTAATCACTATAAATGCCCTATTGCCGGCATACACCCCCCGAGATACTTAGATGAGGTGAGCAAGAATGAAATTGATCTGGTGGTTCAGCAATTCAAAAAAATGATCCCTGTTTGTGAGGATGTTTCAGGCAATAAATTTGATATTGACAACTTTGGTGAATGCTTGAAATTAAGCAATGAAGCTACTCTGCTATGGCAAAAGGTATTGCAAACAGCCAAAGCATCTCCGTCACCTCTCAGCTTTTTTGACGGCACCATTCACATGGGGCCGATCGTTATCCTCAGAGGCACGCAGCAGGCAACAGATTATTACCAGGCGCTGCTGAATGAATTAGAAGACAATGTAAAAAAGGGAATAGGTTTTCTGGACCGGGAAGAGTCCCGCATCTTTTGGGATGGGATGCCCATCTGGGGTAAGCTAAGAACATTGTCCGACCTGTTCGCAGAAAATAATGCTGCGGTGGTTGCCTCCACTTACTGCAACAGTTGGATCTTTGACAATTTTGATGAAAAGAAGCCCTTTGAATCATCTGCATTGGCTTATACACAGATTTTCATTAATAGAAGTGAAAAAGCAAAGATGGAATTCTTTAAATCCTGGATAGAGGAGTATGACATAGATGGCATTATATTCCACGATGCAAAAACCTGTTTCAACAATTCAAACGCCCGGTTTGGTTTGCCTTTACGGCTTAAAGAAGAAACAGGCATCCCATACCTCGTGATAGAAGGTGACCTGTGTGATCTGCGTTTTTTCTCAGAAGGACAGTCCATTACAAAAATCGAGACATTTATTGAACAATTAGAAAGTCAAAAAGTTTTAAATGAGTATCCGTAA
- a CDS encoding AMP-binding protein, whose protein sequence is MKLLKSDKKSDKIIPNIAQMLQQNVQRLGNKIACQEKKEGEYKGISWNEFYNDIENIAFNLKRFGFSKGDKIVLFSPNRLEMLELELAVMASGGIAVPIFAWFKKDTAELLINHSDAKYLAVSGEHQLDNIDPNLLLNQIFVFDNIEDKRFPNMEPFTELLKEKSSPDFTFNTDAQPDEICLNMYTSGTMGTPKCVQLTHKNILSQQAARKTLWDIDENDRLLSYLPWHHSFGGIFELFTALCYGATLSLESGYGKDPKVIMENWKLIKPTIFFSVPKVYQALVDLTKESKEAEALFFHSGLKFIFTAAAPLSEKLSLEFEKRNIPVIEGWGLTETSPCCTLTDPKIKRETGVIGKPIPEVSIRIADDGEIQVKGPNVMAGYYNNEEANADVFTKDGWFRTGDVGEFTETGLKLITRKDRIFKLSNGEKVIPTDLEKLIEKKCHYIAYALVTGKGEEYPVALLFPNRDLLNNPGYEVTPLEGCFCPKTMNEYAKCLHGCLNDANCAIGQKFARVKAAMLIDDELSIENNTLTPSMKVAPNNVIKTYRAHLENLYGADFPVTEEVFVVRL, encoded by the coding sequence ATGAAACTTCTCAAATCAGATAAAAAATCAGACAAGATCATTCCCAACATTGCTCAAATGCTTCAGCAAAATGTGCAGCGGTTGGGAAATAAGATCGCCTGTCAGGAAAAAAAAGAGGGAGAATATAAAGGCATCAGTTGGAATGAGTTTTACAACGACATAGAGAACATTGCCTTTAATTTAAAACGGTTTGGCTTCTCAAAGGGCGATAAAATCGTTCTTTTCTCACCCAACCGCCTTGAAATGCTTGAGCTTGAACTGGCAGTGATGGCTTCCGGTGGCATTGCCGTCCCCATCTTTGCCTGGTTCAAAAAAGATACGGCTGAATTGTTAATCAATCATTCTGATGCAAAGTATCTTGCTGTTTCGGGAGAGCATCAATTAGACAATATAGACCCAAATCTATTGCTAAATCAAATATTTGTCTTTGACAATATAGAAGATAAAAGATTTCCTAACATGGAGCCCTTCACTGAGTTACTAAAGGAAAAGTCCTCCCCCGATTTTACATTCAACACTGATGCTCAACCTGATGAGATATGTTTAAATATGTACACATCAGGTACTATGGGCACGCCCAAATGCGTACAATTAACACACAAAAACATCTTATCCCAGCAAGCCGCCCGGAAAACCTTGTGGGATATTGATGAAAATGACCGTTTATTATCCTACCTGCCCTGGCACCACAGTTTTGGGGGTATTTTTGAGCTCTTCACGGCTTTGTGCTATGGAGCAACACTTTCGCTTGAATCCGGTTATGGTAAAGACCCAAAGGTCATAATGGAAAATTGGAAACTAATAAAGCCAACCATTTTTTTTAGTGTACCCAAAGTTTACCAGGCATTAGTAGATCTGACAAAAGAAAGCAAGGAAGCAGAAGCTCTCTTCTTCCATTCAGGGTTGAAGTTCATTTTCACTGCTGCAGCGCCCCTGTCTGAAAAACTCTCCCTCGAATTTGAAAAAAGGAATATCCCCGTCATAGAAGGATGGGGTCTCACTGAAACATCTCCCTGCTGTACGCTTACCGATCCGAAAATAAAAAGGGAAACAGGGGTAATAGGAAAACCCATTCCGGAAGTGAGTATTCGCATTGCAGATGATGGAGAGATACAGGTAAAAGGCCCCAATGTCATGGCGGGATATTATAATAATGAAGAAGCCAACGCAGATGTATTTACCAAAGATGGCTGGTTTCGCACAGGAGATGTGGGGGAATTTACCGAAACCGGGCTGAAACTGATCACTCGCAAAGACAGGATATTCAAGCTCTCTAACGGAGAAAAGGTGATCCCAACTGACCTGGAGAAGCTGATCGAAAAAAAGTGTCATTACATTGCTTATGCTTTGGTAACAGGAAAAGGAGAAGAATATCCGGTTGCTTTGCTTTTCCCAAATCGTGATCTCTTGAATAACCCCGGTTATGAGGTTACCCCTTTAGAAGGATGTTTCTGCCCCAAGACGATGAATGAGTATGCAAAATGTTTGCACGGCTGTCTGAATGATGCCAACTGCGCAATCGGTCAAAAGTTTGCCCGCGTCAAAGCAGCAATGCTCATTGACGATGAACTTTCAATTGAGAACAATACGTTAACGCCATCAATGAAAGTAGCTCCAAATAATGTGATAAAAACTTACAGGGCACACTTGGAGAATCTTTATGGAGCTGATTTTCCTGTTACTGAAGAAGTGTTTGTGGTCAGGCTGTGA
- the bcrD gene encoding benzoyl-CoA reductase subunit D, whose protein sequence is MKESYTLGIDVGGSYIKTALMNYSDNPVLIDKQVEKIRKRNPTEVADELINYLLDKNNLKYEDLAYLASTGEGEMVRRKKGHFYSMTTHAKGGLFFDPSVRTVVDMGGLYVKAIKINEQGRVLDYKMTGQCASGSGQFIENISRYLGLAIDEVGDISLQAKDPETPSGICAVLAETDVINSVSRGISTPDIIKGIHLSIANRAVRLLSSLKAESPIILTGGMGMNKGMVQAVQELAQESKADMEIRSHPDAIYSGAVGAALWGGYRYFKLKEKEAITVG, encoded by the coding sequence ATGAAAGAATCATATACGTTGGGCATAGACGTTGGCGGCAGTTACATCAAAACAGCGTTGATGAATTATTCTGACAACCCTGTCCTGATTGACAAACAGGTAGAAAAAATCAGGAAACGCAACCCCACTGAAGTAGCCGATGAACTCATCAATTACTTGTTAGACAAGAACAATTTAAAATACGAGGACCTCGCTTACCTTGCCTCTACCGGTGAGGGTGAGATGGTTAGACGGAAGAAAGGACATTTTTACAGCATGACCACCCATGCAAAAGGAGGGCTGTTCTTTGACCCAAGCGTCAGAACTGTGGTAGATATGGGTGGCTTATACGTGAAAGCAATAAAGATAAACGAACAGGGAAGGGTATTGGATTATAAAATGACAGGGCAATGTGCTTCCGGTTCGGGGCAGTTTATTGAGAATATCTCCCGTTACCTGGGATTGGCAATTGACGAAGTAGGCGATATTTCACTTCAGGCAAAAGACCCTGAAACACCCTCCGGCATCTGTGCCGTCCTGGCTGAGACCGATGTGATCAATTCGGTTTCAAGGGGAATTTCCACACCCGATATTATCAAAGGCATACATCTATCAATCGCCAACAGGGCTGTCAGGTTGCTATCCTCCTTAAAAGCAGAATCGCCCATAATTTTAACAGGGGGAATGGGAATGAACAAAGGGATGGTTCAGGCAGTTCAGGAATTAGCACAAGAAAGTAAAGCCGATATGGAGATCAGGTCCCATCCCGATGCAATTTATTCCGGTGCAGTTGGAGCAGCGTTGTGGGGCGGGTATAGATATTTCAAGTTAAAAGAAAAAGAAGCAATAACAGTTGGTTAA
- a CDS encoding DUF3365 domain-containing protein: MINRTKISVLTIGVLIALVSCNQNSTGEKTDQVNLSEEPVEVETTNEDLSKGFQLLESSCFSCHSPNVNIENKVAPSMADIKKYYVNEGVPKESFTNALIEFVSDPTEEKVKIPQAIEHFGLMPKFNLSEEQLSQIANYIYSTELETPDWYGKHYEEEKQKHKVNLEDLSYEEIGQNYAMSTKSVLGKSLKGAIKSKGTENAVEFCNERAYPLTDSMAIALNTKIKRVSDKPRNPLNAANESELKYIDVSKQILAKGRKIKSQVLEINGIMVGYYPIVTNKMCMQCHGKPNTQIQPATLEKLNSLYPKDMAKGYAENQLRGIWVVEMDKK; the protein is encoded by the coding sequence ATGATAAATAGAACAAAAATAAGCGTATTAACAATTGGTGTTTTAATAGCATTGGTTAGCTGTAACCAAAATAGTACCGGGGAAAAAACAGATCAAGTCAATCTGAGTGAAGAACCTGTTGAGGTGGAGACAACAAACGAAGACTTGAGTAAAGGATTTCAATTGCTTGAATCAAGTTGTTTTTCGTGCCATAGCCCTAATGTGAATATTGAAAATAAAGTAGCTCCGTCAATGGCAGATATAAAAAAATACTATGTAAATGAAGGAGTACCCAAAGAGAGTTTTACCAATGCTCTTATTGAATTTGTAAGCGACCCTACGGAAGAAAAAGTAAAAATACCGCAAGCGATAGAACATTTCGGCTTAATGCCAAAATTTAATCTTTCGGAGGAACAGCTAAGTCAAATTGCAAACTATATCTACAGTACGGAACTTGAAACTCCGGATTGGTATGGAAAACATTACGAAGAGGAAAAGCAAAAACATAAGGTAAATTTAGAAGATTTATCTTATGAAGAGATAGGGCAAAACTATGCTATGTCAACCAAATCGGTGTTGGGCAAAAGTCTAAAAGGAGCCATAAAAAGTAAGGGGACAGAAAACGCGGTAGAATTTTGTAATGAGAGAGCTTACCCCTTGACAGACAGTATGGCTATTGCTTTAAATACAAAAATCAAAAGGGTTTCTGATAAACCCAGAAATCCGCTTAATGCTGCAAATGAATCTGAATTAAAATATATTGATGTTAGTAAACAAATTCTTGCCAAAGGGAGAAAAATAAAGTCACAAGTGCTGGAAATAAATGGGATAATGGTAGGTTATTACCCCATTGTCACCAATAAAATGTGTATGCAATGCCACGGTAAACCCAATACCCAAATACAACCAGCAACTCTCGAAAAACTAAATTCTCTATACCCAAAAGATATGGCAAAAGGTTATGCTGAAAACCAACTTAGGGGTATATGGGTGGTAGAAATGGATAAAAAATAA